A window of Desulforegula conservatrix Mb1Pa contains these coding sequences:
- a CDS encoding substrate-binding periplasmic protein — protein MKKKLSGILVSMVLSVFCLATYSYSAPLEIGALNFPPYYNVENDTTITGGYYVDMLKMVFERAGVEYTLKGYPAKRLYTNVGDGTTQVWMGTLGVAEYEGKTIVSPKQTSEINLEVYTLGSADLLPKTVDDLKGKSVITIFGYNYGGTLKFLNDPQNNIKAEPAKTHESAFKMLQAGRAPFVLDYREPATETLAKLNIPDIKKNSIKNLGIYIHISNKVPDAQAIMDKLMKAYDELKAEGKIK, from the coding sequence ATGAAAAAAAAGCTTTCCGGAATACTTGTGTCAATGGTTTTATCTGTTTTTTGTCTGGCAACCTATTCATATTCAGCGCCCCTTGAAATAGGCGCCCTCAATTTTCCTCCGTATTATAATGTGGAGAATGACACAACCATCACAGGCGGTTATTATGTCGATATGCTGAAAATGGTTTTTGAAAGGGCAGGGGTTGAGTATACTTTAAAGGGATATCCAGCAAAAAGACTTTACACCAATGTCGGAGACGGCACGACCCAGGTCTGGATGGGTACGCTCGGAGTCGCGGAATATGAGGGAAAGACAATAGTAAGTCCAAAGCAGACCTCAGAGATAAATCTCGAGGTTTACACACTTGGTTCTGCTGATCTGCTGCCAAAAACAGTCGATGATCTTAAAGGAAAGTCAGTAATAACAATCTTTGGCTATAATTATGGCGGAACACTAAAATTTTTGAATGATCCACAGAACAACATTAAAGCCGAACCTGCCAAGACACATGAGTCAGCCTTCAAGATGCTCCAGGCTGGCAGGGCTCCGTTTGTTCTTGATTACAGGGAACCTGCAACAGAGACTCTTGCAAAGCTTAACATTCCTGATATCAAGAAAAACTCCATTAAAAACCTTGGGATTTATATACACATAAGCAACAAGGTACCGGACGCCCAGGCAATCATGGATAAACTCATGAAAGCCTACGATGAGCTAAAGGCAGAAGGCAAAATAAAATAA